In Phacochoerus africanus isolate WHEZ1 chromosome 1, ROS_Pafr_v1, whole genome shotgun sequence, the following are encoded in one genomic region:
- the GPR87 gene encoding G-protein coupled receptor 87 has protein sequence MGLNLTLAKLPDNELPSPRNHTPSNVSDAPGKNATINNEFNTIVLPLLYLVIFVASILLNGLAVWIFFHIRNKTSFIFYLKNIVVADLIMTLTFPFRIVHDAGFGPWYFKFILCRYTSVLFYANMYTSIVFLGLISIDRYLKVVKPFGDSRMYSVTFTKVLSICVWVLMAVLSLPNIILTNGQPTRENIHECVKLKSPLGVKWHNAIIYVNSCLFVAVLVILIGCYIAISRYIHKSSRQFISQSSRKRKHNQSIRVVVAVFFTCFLPYHLCRIPFTFSHLDRLLDDSAHKILYYCKEMTLFLSACNVCLDPIIYFFMCRSFSRRLFKKSNIRTRSESIRSLQSVRRSEVRIYYDYTDV, from the exons ATGGGGCTCAACCTAACACTTGCAAAATTACCAG ATAATGAGCTGCCCAGCCCAAGAAATCACACCCCAAGTAACGTGAGTGATGCACCTGGAAAGAACGCCACTATTAACAATGAATTCAACACTATCGTCTTGCCTCTGCTTTACCTCGTTATATTTGTGGCAAGCATCTTGCTGAATGGTCTGGCAGTGTGGATTTTCTTCCACATTAGGAATAAAACCAGCTTCATATTTTATCTCAAAAACATAGTGGTTGCTGACCTCATAATGACACTGACATTTCCATTTCGAATAGTCCACGATGCAGGATTTGGACCTTGGTACTTCAAGTTTATCCTCTGCAGATACACCTCAGTTTTATTCTACGCCAACATGTACACTTCCATCGTGTTTCTTGGGCTGATAAGCATTGATCGATACCTGAAAGTGGTAAAGCCCTTTGGCGACTCTCGCATGTACAGTGTAACCTTCACGAAGGTCTTGTCTATTTGCGTTTGGGTGCTCATGGCTGTTCTGTCCTTGCCAAACATCATTCTAACAAATGGTCAACCAACTAGGGAAAATATCCACGAGTGCGTGAAACTTAAGAGTCCCTTGGGGGTGAAATGGCATAATGCCATCATTTATGTCAACAGCTGCTTGTTTGTGGCTGTGCTGGTGATACTGATCGGATGTTACATAGCCATATCCAGATACATCCACAAATCCAGCAGGCAATTCATAAGCCAGTCGAGCCGAAAACGAAAACATAACCAGAGCATTAGAGTGGTTGTGGCTGTGTTTTTTACCTGCTTTCTACCCTATCACTTGTGCaggattccttttacttttagTCACTTGGACAGACTTTTAGATGACTCTGCACACAAAATCCTGTATTACTGCAAGGAAATGACCCTTTTCTTGTCTGCATGCAATGTGTGCCTGGATCCaataatttactttttcatgTGTCGCTCATTTTCAAGAAGGCTATTCAAGAAATCAAATATCAGAACAAGGAGCGAAAGCATCCGATCCCTGCAAAGTGTCAGAAGATCAGAGGTCCGCATATACTATGATTACACTGATGTGTAG